The Methanofollis sp. genome segment CGATGCGGGAGACAAAGGTGGTCCCGATGGTGCGCGAGGTGATGGACACGGCAGTCGTCTGCATCACCGAGGACGAACAGATCACCGCGGCGGCCACGAGGCTTCTCAAGGGCGAGACAAACCACCTGCCTGTTCTTGATGCAGATGGCGTCCTCGTCGGGATTGTCACGACCTACGACGTCACCAAGGCCGTTGCACGGCCGGGCGATCGTCTCCTTGTGAGGGACATCATGACGAGAAAGGTCGTCAGGACGACGCCCGAGGAGGCGGTGGACATCGCCGCCCAGAAACTGGACCGGAACAACATCAGCGCCATGCCTGTGGTCGACCCGGCAAACCGGGTCATCGGCATGCTCACAGCGCTTGACCTCGGCAAACTTCTCGGCGGGAGGTGGCAGCAACCATGAAGTTGATGGTCTCATTCTCCAGGAAGAAAGTCCGCGAACCGATCATCGCCCGCGTGGTCAAGGACACCGGCGTCCTGATCAATGTCGAGAGGGCGCGGATCGAACCGGGCGAGGGCGAGGTGCTCATCGACGTCCCGAACGGTTCCGCGGATGAAGTCAGCCAGAAGATGCGCGACATGGGGGCGACGGTGCGTGTCCTCGAGGACGCCATCCACCACAACGAGGCCGAGTGCGTGGACTGCGGGGCGTGCATCAGCATCTGCCCGCAGGACGTCTTCTCCTTCGACGACGACTGGAACCTCGTCCTCGACCAGAAGCGCTGCGTCCTCTGCGGCCGGTGCCTCCAGGCATGCCCGCACGGGGCGCTCTCCCTCTTGAGATGAGCGACCTTTTCGGGCAGATACTATTCCTT includes the following:
- a CDS encoding 4Fe-4S binding protein, with product MKLMVSFSRKKVREPIIARVVKDTGVLINVERARIEPGEGEVLIDVPNGSADEVSQKMRDMGATVRVLEDAIHHNEAECVDCGACISICPQDVFSFDDDWNLVLDQKRCVLCGRCLQACPHGALSLLR